The Terriglobus tenax genome contains a region encoding:
- a CDS encoding tetratricopeptide repeat protein — MNRLHALLQKRWLWFAAVGLAVLLTYSNSFHNDFEFDDFHTVVNNPAIRSLKNIPRFFTDATTFSVLPTNRTYRPVVSTTLALDYALGGYKPLWFHVSTFVVYLAQLAAMFLFFRTLLRRISSDPRSDLAAILAVAWYGLHPAMAETVNYIIQRGDIYSTAGVVVSLALYAAKPSWRRTGLYLLPFGLALLSKPPAIVMVALLPLYVAMFETTAPRWRSSLLAAVPVAATGAALMWLQAAMTPKTYAPSTLSNYSYCITQPFVLMRYFASFFLPLHLGIDSDLKAFDGLSAKTFLGFVFVAALLVIIWRTARTRGGLPIAYGLAWFLIASVPTSVYRLSEVENDHRMYMPFVGLTLAVTWSAYLCLRRLFAISPSGIARKAVAAALLLLLGSYAYGAHLRNAVWHDDLSVWKDNVEKNPENGRGLMNYGLALMGRGQFPQAMELFHRAEAYTPNYPSLEINLGVVSGVMGLPETRAHFERAIRLAPTDDQTHMFFGQWLMRTGQLPEAITQLQTAASLNPARTDIAEALHRAQALQASALHNPAGGGADAWISTSLARYQARDYMGSIDAAQQALKLNPNLAAAYNNIGASYAAMGRWNDAIEADQKAIGLDPSLEIARNNLKAAQVAVNAQQPNGNTAAATPEQLVEQSLHLYQAGDYRGSIRAAQAALKLQPRMAQAWNNIAAAHAAMREWDAAISAAQNAIRLDPSLQIAKNNLAWAIREKQKQTAR; from the coding sequence ATGAATCGTTTGCATGCACTTTTACAAAAGCGTTGGCTCTGGTTTGCGGCCGTTGGACTTGCCGTTCTGCTCACTTACTCAAACTCCTTCCACAATGACTTTGAGTTCGATGACTTTCACACCGTCGTCAATAATCCGGCGATCCGGAGTCTGAAGAACATTCCGCGCTTCTTCACCGACGCGACCACCTTCAGCGTGTTGCCCACAAACAGGACATACCGTCCTGTTGTCTCAACCACGCTGGCGCTGGATTATGCACTCGGTGGATACAAGCCGTTGTGGTTCCATGTTTCGACCTTCGTCGTCTATCTGGCGCAGCTTGCGGCCATGTTCCTGTTCTTCCGAACGCTGCTGCGGCGCATTTCGTCAGACCCACGGAGTGATCTCGCGGCGATTCTCGCCGTTGCCTGGTATGGTTTGCATCCGGCCATGGCGGAGACCGTGAACTACATCATCCAACGGGGAGACATCTATTCCACCGCGGGCGTCGTGGTCTCGCTGGCGCTTTACGCGGCAAAACCTTCCTGGCGACGCACCGGGCTCTATCTGCTGCCATTTGGCCTGGCGCTACTCTCCAAGCCACCGGCAATTGTGATGGTTGCCCTGCTGCCACTGTATGTCGCCATGTTTGAGACGACCGCTCCCAGGTGGAGAAGCAGCCTGCTCGCGGCTGTTCCGGTAGCAGCGACTGGCGCTGCCCTGATGTGGCTTCAGGCTGCCATGACGCCGAAGACGTATGCACCTTCCACGCTTTCCAACTACTCCTACTGCATCACGCAGCCCTTTGTGTTGATGCGATACTTTGCCAGCTTCTTTCTGCCGTTGCATCTTGGCATCGACTCTGACCTGAAGGCCTTTGACGGTCTTTCTGCCAAGACGTTCCTCGGGTTTGTGTTCGTGGCCGCGTTACTCGTCATCATCTGGCGGACCGCTCGCACACGCGGCGGCTTGCCCATCGCTTACGGACTGGCCTGGTTCCTGATCGCTTCGGTTCCGACATCGGTCTATCGGCTCTCCGAAGTCGAGAATGATCACCGCATGTACATGCCGTTTGTCGGGCTGACCCTGGCTGTCACGTGGAGCGCTTATCTTTGCCTGCGGCGCCTGTTTGCGATTTCGCCTTCAGGAATAGCCAGGAAAGCGGTCGCGGCCGCTCTACTTCTGCTGCTTGGCTCCTATGCGTATGGAGCGCATTTGCGCAATGCGGTATGGCATGACGATCTGTCCGTGTGGAAGGACAATGTCGAAAAGAACCCTGAAAACGGCCGTGGCCTGATGAACTATGGGCTGGCGCTGATGGGACGCGGGCAGTTCCCGCAGGCCATGGAGCTCTTCCATCGTGCAGAGGCCTACACGCCGAACTATCCGAGCCTTGAGATCAATCTGGGCGTTGTCAGCGGTGTGATGGGCCTGCCGGAGACACGCGCCCATTTCGAACGGGCTATCCGGCTGGCGCCGACGGATGATCAGACCCACATGTTTTTTGGGCAATGGCTCATGCGGACCGGTCAACTGCCGGAAGCCATTACCCAGTTGCAGACTGCCGCAAGCCTCAACCCCGCACGCACCGATATTGCCGAAGCTCTGCATCGTGCACAGGCGTTGCAGGCATCTGCCTTGCATAATCCTGCCGGCGGGGGCGCGGACGCATGGATTAGCACGTCCCTGGCGCGCTACCAGGCACGCGATTACATGGGATCGATTGATGCCGCTCAGCAGGCGCTGAAGCTCAACCCCAATCTTGCGGCAGCGTACAACAACATCGGCGCAAGTTACGCTGCCATGGGCCGCTGGAACGATGCGATTGAAGCCGACCAGAAAGCCATTGGCCTGGACCCGTCGCTGGAGATTGCGCGCAATAACCTCAAAGCTGCGCAGGTTGCCGTAAACGCGCAGCAGCCAAATGGAAACACCGCTGCCGCAACGCCGGAACAGCTTGTGGAACAGTCGCTCCACCTGTACCAGGCGGGGGACTACCGCGGCAGCATCCGTGCGGCCCAGGCCGCGCTGAAACTGCAGCCGCGCATGGCGCAGGCATGGAACAACATTGCGGCAGCCCATGCAGCGATGCGTGAATGGGATGCCGCAATTTCTGCAGCCCAGAATGCGATTCGGCTAGATCCTTCGCTGCAGATTGCGAAGAACAACCTGGCATGGGCCATCCGCGAGAAACAAAAGCAGACGGCCAGGTAG
- a CDS encoding bifunctional glycosyltransferase family 2/GtrA family protein — MTSIKASPFEHVALIIPAWQPSEQLVPLVRRLGEFGFGAIVLVDDGSDAAAEQVFAALQALSRVHVLTHAVNLGKGRALKTAFNYVLTSLPEIEAVVTADADGQHRPEDIAKVADAILKIPDRTVLGVRAFSGDVPLRSRWGNALTKKIFRFLTGVNVSDTQTGLRGFSRKLVPELLTLDGERYEYEMTVLASLCRQGSIPFEVPIETVYIEGNRSSHFDPVRDSMRIYFVLVRFYVSSLIAAGIDFIGFTAAFSVTHSIGISVAVGRLSSLVNFALNKKFVFHSSASVKGTIWRYYVLAAAIAGVSYLLIRSVHQYLGWNVIAIKLVVDVLLSLVSFSVQRTFVFRRNKER; from the coding sequence ATGACGTCGATAAAAGCCTCACCCTTTGAGCACGTGGCTCTCATCATCCCTGCCTGGCAGCCTTCTGAACAGTTGGTGCCTCTCGTCCGTCGTCTTGGCGAGTTCGGATTTGGGGCAATTGTGCTGGTGGATGATGGAAGTGATGCGGCAGCGGAGCAGGTCTTCGCGGCCCTTCAGGCATTGAGCAGAGTGCATGTGCTTACCCACGCTGTGAACCTGGGGAAGGGACGTGCTCTGAAGACAGCGTTCAATTATGTGTTGACCTCTCTTCCTGAGATCGAGGCTGTAGTGACTGCCGATGCGGACGGACAGCATCGCCCCGAAGATATCGCCAAGGTAGCGGACGCCATCCTGAAAATTCCGGACCGCACCGTGCTTGGTGTGCGTGCTTTCTCAGGAGATGTACCCTTGCGGAGCCGTTGGGGGAATGCGCTGACGAAGAAGATCTTTCGCTTCCTGACGGGTGTCAACGTGTCGGATACACAGACCGGCCTGCGAGGGTTCTCGCGGAAGCTTGTGCCCGAGTTACTGACGCTGGATGGCGAGCGGTATGAGTACGAAATGACGGTGCTTGCCAGTCTGTGCCGGCAGGGAAGCATCCCGTTCGAGGTGCCGATCGAAACGGTCTACATTGAAGGAAACCGCTCCTCGCATTTTGATCCGGTCCGCGACTCCATGCGGATTTACTTCGTTCTGGTGCGGTTTTACGTTTCTTCGCTGATTGCCGCGGGAATCGATTTTATCGGGTTTACCGCAGCATTTTCCGTGACGCACAGCATTGGCATCAGTGTTGCGGTCGGGCGGTTGAGTTCGCTGGTCAACTTCGCGCTCAACAAGAAGTTCGTCTTTCATAGCAGCGCGTCGGTGAAGGGAACCATCTGGCGCTACTATGTGCTGGCCGCGGCGATTGCAGGTGTTAGCTACCTGTTGATCCGTTCCGTACACCAGTACCTTGGCTGGAACGTGATCGCCATAAAACTGGTCGTCGACGTTCTGTTGAGCCTGGTCAGCTTCTCCGTCCAACGGACCTTTGTTTTCCGCCGCAATAAAGAGAGGTAG
- a CDS encoding efflux transporter outer membrane subunit, producing MRHAEDAMQKNFKDEKVRTIGKAAIWTLLVALTVGCKVGPDYKRPIVNAPAEFKGKLAPDIAEVEAPASFAENDWTTIFNDAVLKELVQRALENNLDYKIAAQRVLEAQAQLGVVRSQQLPSVSAGGSYSALQAPSALVGNNDNGTPKSSFFNGGGPSASAAWNLDFWGLYRRQTEAARAEVLGSEWGRRAVRVSLIQSVAESYFRLRSLDAQQQITTATIAAREDSVKLTQALERGGAASRADLRQAEELYEAARANLPEIRRQVAVEENALSVLLGKSPGDIVRGLDIAGQTHPEEVPVGIPSSLLERRADIQQAEQRLVAANARIGVARAQYFPQLSLTSMGGAASNQLSSIFAGGSTYWYAAGSVTQPVFSGGRIRSNYRYSKAQQQEMLLAYQKSILNALKDVSNGLAAYAETRHYTERKADQVKAAEDAVRLAKIRYSGGNTSYLEVLTTDTRLYDAQLQLAQGKEREAASLVQLYAALGGGWR from the coding sequence TTGAGACACGCTGAGGATGCGATGCAGAAGAACTTCAAAGACGAAAAGGTAAGAACGATCGGGAAAGCCGCGATCTGGACTCTGCTAGTGGCTTTGACGGTGGGCTGCAAGGTCGGGCCGGACTATAAGCGTCCCATCGTCAATGCGCCGGCGGAGTTCAAAGGAAAGCTGGCTCCGGACATTGCCGAGGTGGAGGCTCCGGCCTCGTTTGCGGAAAACGACTGGACCACGATCTTCAATGACGCGGTTCTGAAAGAATTGGTGCAGCGGGCACTGGAGAACAATCTTGACTATAAGATTGCGGCTCAGCGCGTGCTCGAGGCCCAGGCGCAGCTCGGCGTCGTCCGGTCGCAGCAGCTGCCATCGGTGTCGGCAGGGGGCAGCTACTCCGCATTGCAAGCTCCCTCCGCATTGGTCGGCAACAACGACAATGGAACTCCCAAGTCGTCCTTCTTCAATGGCGGAGGTCCAAGCGCTTCGGCTGCGTGGAACCTTGACTTCTGGGGGCTTTATCGCCGGCAGACTGAGGCTGCTCGTGCTGAGGTGCTTGGAAGTGAGTGGGGCCGCAGGGCTGTCCGGGTATCTCTCATTCAGTCCGTTGCGGAGAGCTATTTCCGTCTGCGCAGCCTGGATGCACAACAGCAGATCACCACGGCAACCATCGCGGCCCGTGAAGATTCCGTCAAGCTCACACAAGCGTTGGAGCGTGGCGGTGCGGCTTCAAGGGCCGATTTGCGGCAGGCGGAAGAGCTTTACGAGGCTGCCCGCGCCAATCTTCCGGAGATTCGCCGTCAGGTTGCGGTGGAAGAGAATGCCCTGAGCGTGCTGCTGGGGAAATCTCCCGGGGACATCGTCCGCGGGTTGGATATCGCCGGACAAACTCACCCGGAGGAAGTGCCCGTAGGGATTCCTTCCTCCCTGTTGGAGCGCCGTGCCGATATCCAGCAGGCGGAGCAGAGGCTGGTTGCCGCCAACGCGCGCATTGGTGTGGCGCGTGCCCAGTACTTTCCTCAGCTATCGCTGACAAGTATGGGGGGTGCTGCAAGCAACCAGTTGAGCTCCATCTTCGCCGGTGGAAGCACGTACTGGTACGCGGCAGGCTCGGTAACGCAACCTGTCTTCAGCGGCGGTCGCATACGGAGCAACTATCGCTATTCAAAGGCGCAGCAGCAGGAGATGCTGCTTGCCTACCAGAAGTCCATTTTGAATGCGCTGAAGGATGTGTCGAACGGTCTGGCTGCATATGCCGAGACCAGGCATTACACAGAGCGTAAGGCAGACCAGGTCAAGGCGGCGGAAGATGCCGTGCGGCTCGCAAAGATCCGCTATTCCGGTGGCAACACCAGCTATCTTGAGGTGCTGACAACGGACACGCGGCTTTACGATGCACAGCTTCAACTGGCGCAGGGAAAAGAACGGGAGGCCGCATCGCTGGTACAGCTGTACGCAGCGCTGGGCGGTGGATGGCGATAA
- a CDS encoding efflux RND transporter periplasmic adaptor subunit, with protein MTRQLDTNSSPKNHASAKGKARIIATGSVIAAALVAIGVVPRITRAHEALAATNESPVTHPHVSLVSPKEGQATSELLLPGNVEAMYSAAVFARTEGYLQRRSVDIGSHVKAGDLLAIIASPEVDQQLLQAKASLAQADASLEQAKAALAQARANEELARLTRERDIPLGEQHAISQQIVDEAIQAHNARQADVAAASANIAAAAANQKANQANVARLQQMQGFERVVAPFDGVITERNVEQGDLVRGGSNGSGKPLFSIAQGSTLRIRVDVPQSQSVNIKAGQQASLTVNERVGRTYTGTIVRSADALNNAARTLQVELQIDNRDGSLLPGMYAEVKFILPEPKTALIVPTSSLVIDQTGPHVVTVRDGKTIHFVPVVIGKDMGNEVEVISGVTKSDAMVASPSDLLHEGQTVETR; from the coding sequence ATGACACGGCAACTTGATACCAACTCATCCCCTAAGAACCATGCCTCGGCAAAAGGCAAAGCTCGCATCATCGCAACTGGAAGCGTCATTGCGGCGGCTCTTGTGGCCATCGGAGTGGTTCCGCGCATAACGCGCGCCCATGAAGCGCTGGCTGCCACCAACGAATCACCGGTAACGCATCCGCATGTCTCGCTGGTAAGTCCGAAGGAAGGCCAGGCGACCTCGGAACTGTTGCTGCCGGGCAACGTGGAAGCGATGTACTCCGCTGCGGTGTTTGCACGGACGGAAGGGTACCTGCAGCGCCGCTCGGTTGATATTGGATCGCACGTGAAGGCGGGCGACCTGCTCGCCATCATTGCGTCTCCTGAAGTGGACCAGCAGTTGCTGCAGGCAAAGGCCAGCCTTGCCCAGGCGGATGCCTCTCTGGAGCAGGCAAAGGCGGCGCTCGCCCAGGCCAGGGCCAACGAAGAGTTGGCGCGCCTGACCAGGGAGCGCGATATCCCGCTCGGCGAACAACATGCCATTTCGCAGCAGATTGTGGATGAAGCCATCCAGGCACACAATGCCCGTCAGGCGGATGTGGCAGCGGCTTCTGCAAATATTGCAGCGGCTGCGGCAAACCAGAAAGCCAACCAGGCAAACGTCGCCCGCCTGCAGCAGATGCAGGGGTTTGAACGGGTGGTCGCTCCATTTGATGGAGTGATTACAGAGCGAAATGTGGAGCAGGGTGACTTGGTGCGTGGAGGCAGCAATGGCAGCGGTAAGCCGCTCTTCTCCATCGCGCAGGGAAGCACGCTTCGCATTCGTGTGGACGTGCCGCAGTCGCAGTCGGTCAATATCAAGGCTGGTCAGCAGGCTTCGCTGACCGTCAATGAACGCGTTGGCCGCACCTACACCGGGACCATCGTTCGCAGCGCGGACGCCCTCAACAATGCGGCTCGCACGCTGCAGGTTGAATTGCAGATCGACAATCGCGACGGCTCCTTGTTGCCTGGAATGTATGCCGAAGTGAAGTTCATTCTTCCTGAGCCCAAAACGGCTCTTATCGTTCCTACAAGCTCTCTGGTCATCGATCAAACAGGGCCGCACGTAGTAACGGTTCGCGATGGAAAGACAATCCACTTCGTTCCCGTTGTCATTGGCAAAGATATGGGCAATGAAGTGGAGGTCATCAGTGGTGTCACCAAGTCGGATGCCATGGTGGCCAGTCCAAGTGATCTGCTTCACGAAGGACAAACGGTTGAGACACGCTGA
- a CDS encoding efflux RND transporter permease subunit yields MWIVRLALDRPYTFIVASILILVLGFSSIATTPTDIFPNIDIPVVTVIWSYNGLPAKEMENRVTTFSEFVMAVVNDVKAIDSQTVAGASVIKISFQPQVRIDAAMSQVGAAVNSIRFRMPPGVNPPWILRFSASTIPIIQLSLSSDTLSESQLYDYGLFRVRQQLSTVPGTLLPAPYGGVARQIMVDMDQNALNAKGITPIDVTNAINAQNVTLPSGTTKIGNREYTVSTNSSPVDALSLNNVPVKTVNGSIVYMRDIAHVRDGWGVQQNASRTDGKPGVLLSVMKTGSVSTLDIVKQIKNDVLPVSRAAAPKGLKITELFDQSLFVRASIEGVLREGLIAACLTALMILLFLGSWRSTLIIAISIPLSILSSIIVLGAMGQTMNTMTLGGLALAIGILVDDATVTIENIHRHMHGQPLREAVLVGASEIATPTFVSTLTICIVFVSVVFLTGPAKYLFTPMALAVVFAMMASYLLSRTLVPVLVNFLLGAEHEIEDDSLTATGKVSIFRRIHLRFNQGYDWFQSRYTEALRAVLRHRKVTLYASVAVMASAFVVAPFVGRDFFPSVDSGQLRLHVRAMPGTRIEATKVIFSQVEDEIRKVIPASDMELMIDNIGLSPETFNYAFGDGATVGSGDGEILIALKPDHHGSGEAYTKQLRSKLQKDFPDLTFFFQPADIVTQILNFGLPSPIDVQVQGYDPANYELAKRVRERIAGVPGLVDVHMHQVVDAPDLHLDIDRVKAAQFGLTQQDVANSLYISLSSSAAVLPNFWLDPKMGITYMVAAQTPQYRLNSINALENTPIPMHTADNRTQLLSNLATLKPAVMPLVINHHNGAPVFDIYANTQDSDLGSVAARVQKIVNEESRNLPAGTKIIVRGQVESMNEAFSRLGLGLAFAALLVYLLMVVNYQSWLDPFIIICALPGAFCGIVWALFLTQTTFNVPSLMGAIMSVGVATANSILLVTFANGLLAEGVAPGEAAIRAGYTRLRPILMTAFAMIVGMLPMALGMGEGGEQNAPLARAVIGGLSVATFATLFFVPLMFSLIHGRKTSSQEAV; encoded by the coding sequence ATGTGGATAGTCCGCCTTGCACTCGACCGCCCTTACACATTTATCGTGGCGTCGATTCTTATTCTGGTGCTCGGTTTCTCGTCAATTGCAACAACCCCGACCGACATCTTCCCGAACATCGACATTCCGGTCGTGACGGTGATCTGGTCCTATAACGGCCTGCCTGCAAAAGAGATGGAGAACCGCGTTACGACCTTCAGTGAGTTTGTGATGGCGGTCGTCAATGATGTAAAAGCCATTGATTCGCAAACGGTCGCGGGCGCAAGCGTAATCAAGATATCGTTTCAGCCGCAGGTTCGGATTGATGCTGCCATGTCCCAGGTGGGCGCGGCTGTAAACTCGATTCGCTTCCGCATGCCCCCAGGCGTCAATCCGCCGTGGATTCTGCGTTTTAGTGCCTCAACGATCCCGATTATTCAGCTATCGCTCTCCAGCGATACCTTGTCGGAGTCGCAACTGTATGACTACGGACTGTTTCGCGTGCGTCAGCAGCTTTCAACCGTTCCAGGAACACTGTTGCCGGCTCCATATGGTGGCGTTGCCCGCCAGATCATGGTGGACATGGACCAGAACGCCCTGAATGCGAAGGGGATCACGCCCATTGACGTTACGAATGCGATCAACGCGCAGAATGTAACGCTGCCTTCAGGCACCACGAAAATAGGCAATCGCGAATACACGGTCAGCACCAACTCCAGCCCCGTGGATGCCTTGTCGCTCAACAATGTACCGGTGAAGACCGTAAACGGATCCATCGTGTACATGCGGGATATTGCGCATGTACGCGACGGGTGGGGTGTTCAGCAAAATGCATCCAGAACAGACGGCAAGCCCGGCGTCCTGCTCTCGGTCATGAAGACAGGCTCCGTGTCGACTCTGGATATCGTGAAGCAGATCAAGAACGATGTTTTGCCTGTTTCCAGAGCTGCTGCTCCAAAGGGACTGAAGATCACGGAACTGTTTGACCAGTCGCTCTTCGTGCGGGCTTCAATCGAGGGCGTATTGCGGGAAGGTCTGATCGCGGCCTGTCTGACGGCGTTGATGATTCTCCTCTTCCTTGGCAGCTGGAGAAGCACGCTGATTATCGCTATCTCCATCCCGCTGTCGATTCTCAGCTCCATCATCGTGCTCGGCGCAATGGGGCAGACGATGAACACCATGACACTTGGTGGGCTTGCACTTGCAATCGGCATTCTGGTGGATGACGCAACAGTGACGATTGAGAACATTCACAGGCACATGCACGGGCAGCCTCTGCGCGAAGCGGTGTTGGTCGGCGCATCGGAAATTGCAACGCCAACCTTTGTCTCAACCCTGACCATCTGCATTGTGTTTGTATCGGTGGTCTTCCTCACCGGACCGGCCAAGTATCTGTTCACCCCGATGGCGCTGGCCGTTGTCTTCGCCATGATGGCGTCGTATCTGCTGTCGCGCACCCTGGTCCCGGTGCTCGTCAACTTCCTGCTGGGAGCAGAGCACGAGATTGAGGACGACAGCTTGACCGCGACAGGCAAAGTCTCGATCTTCCGCCGGATCCACCTGCGCTTCAACCAGGGATATGACTGGTTCCAGTCGCGGTATACGGAAGCTCTTCGCGCAGTGCTGCGGCATCGTAAGGTGACGCTCTACGCCTCCGTTGCTGTAATGGCCAGCGCTTTCGTGGTGGCTCCTTTTGTCGGCCGCGACTTCTTCCCGTCGGTTGACTCCGGGCAGCTGCGTCTTCATGTGCGCGCCATGCCGGGCACTCGTATCGAAGCGACCAAGGTCATCTTCAGCCAGGTCGAAGATGAAATCCGGAAGGTGATTCCTGCAAGCGATATGGAGTTGATGATCGACAACATCGGCCTCAGCCCCGAGACGTTCAACTATGCCTTTGGAGATGGAGCCACGGTCGGAAGTGGAGACGGAGAGATCCTGATCGCGCTGAAACCCGATCACCATGGCTCGGGCGAGGCATACACGAAGCAGCTTCGGTCGAAGCTCCAGAAGGATTTTCCGGACCTCACCTTCTTCTTTCAGCCTGCCGACATCGTCACGCAGATTCTGAACTTCGGTCTTCCGTCGCCGATTGATGTGCAGGTGCAGGGCTACGACCCCGCCAACTATGAACTTGCGAAGCGTGTTCGTGAGCGGATCGCGGGTGTTCCAGGGTTGGTGGATGTACACATGCACCAGGTTGTGGATGCTCCTGATCTTCATCTGGATATTGATCGCGTCAAGGCCGCGCAGTTTGGCCTGACGCAACAGGATGTGGCGAACAGCCTCTATATCTCGCTCAGCTCCAGTGCTGCCGTACTGCCGAATTTCTGGCTCGACCCGAAGATGGGCATTACGTACATGGTGGCCGCACAGACGCCGCAGTATCGTCTGAACTCCATCAATGCGCTGGAGAATACGCCGATTCCGATGCACACGGCGGACAATCGGACGCAGCTTCTGAGCAATCTCGCTACGTTGAAGCCGGCGGTCATGCCGCTTGTGATCAACCATCACAACGGAGCCCCAGTCTTCGATATCTACGCCAACACGCAGGACAGTGATCTTGGGTCCGTCGCCGCACGAGTTCAAAAAATCGTGAATGAAGAGAGCAGGAACCTGCCCGCCGGAACGAAGATCATCGTCCGTGGCCAGGTGGAGAGCATGAACGAAGCCTTCAGCCGGCTGGGTCTTGGCCTGGCATTTGCAGCCCTGCTGGTATATCTGCTGATGGTTGTCAATTATCAGAGCTGGCTTGATCCGTTCATCATCATCTGCGCATTGCCGGGTGCTTTCTGCGGCATTGTGTGGGCCTTGTTCCTGACGCAGACAACCTTCAATGTTCCAAGCCTTATGGGCGCCATTATGTCGGTTGGCGTAGCGACAGCCAATTCGATTCTTCTGGTTACCTTTGCGAACGGGTTGTTGGCGGAAGGAGTGGCTCCGGGGGAAGCAGCCATTCGGGCAGGCTATACACGGCTTCGTCCCATTCTGATGACGGCCTTCGCCATGATCGTCGGCATGCTTCCAATGGCCCTGGGAATGGGCGAAGGCGGCGAGCAGAATGCACCGCTTGCCCGGGCTGTGATCGGCGGATTGTCCGTCGCAACCTTCGCAACGCTCTTCTTTGTACCACTTATGTTCAGCCTGATTCACGGGCGCAAAACATCTTCACAGGAGGCTGTATGA
- a CDS encoding ArsR/SmtB family transcription factor — MSKMKDKEAAQIAKALGDPNRLAIYKQIARGEELFCGEICEKHSISPATISHHLKVLSELDLISSRKEGLNVYYRSVPATMAAYQKYLSEIAG; from the coding sequence ATGAGCAAGATGAAGGACAAAGAAGCGGCCCAGATCGCAAAAGCACTTGGAGACCCCAACCGGCTTGCTATCTATAAGCAGATCGCGCGCGGTGAAGAACTCTTTTGCGGGGAGATTTGTGAGAAGCATTCGATCTCGCCTGCGACAATCTCTCATCATCTCAAGGTGCTGTCTGAACTCGACCTCATCTCTTCACGCAAAGAGGGGCTGAATGTGTACTACCGCTCAGTTCCGGCAACCATGGCCGCCTATCAAAAATATCTTTCTGAGATAGCTGGATAA